From a single Glycine soja cultivar W05 chromosome 19, ASM419377v2, whole genome shotgun sequence genomic region:
- the LOC114399910 gene encoding glutaredoxin-C1-like — translation MHYQAAAAAWWGSYVAAPRNAAAAVVGDPLERIERLASESAVVIFSVSTCCMCHAIKRLFCGMGVNPTVHELDEDPRGKDLERALMRLLGTPSVVPVVFIGGKLVGTMERVMACHINGTLVPLLKEAGALWL, via the coding sequence ATGCATTACCAAGCAGCGGCGGCGGCGTGGTGGGGGAGCTACGTGGCGGCCCCTCGGAACGCGGCGGCGGCGGTAGTGGGGGACCCGCTGGAGCGCATAGAGAGGCTGGCGTCGGAGAGCGCGGTGGTGATATTCAGCGTGAGCACGTGCTGCATGTGCCACGCCATCAAGAGGCTCTTCTGCGGCATGGGTGTGAACCCAACCGTGCACGAGCTGGACGAGGATCCAAGAGGCAAGGACCTCGAACGCGCCCTCATGCGGCTCCTCGGAACCCCCTCGGTGGTCCCTGTCGTCTTCATCGGTGGCAAGCTTGTCGGAACCATGGAACGGGTCATGGCATGCCACATCAACGGCACCCTTGTTCCTCTCCTCAAAGAAGCCGGTGCTCTCTGGCTCTGA